GAGAATTCAGGTCATGAGCAACCCCCAGCAGCTTCGCTACAGCAAGGAGCACGAGTGGCTCTCGGCCACCGAGGACGGCGTGGCGACCGTCGGCATCACCGAGCACGCGGCCAACGCGCTCGGTGACGTCGTCTTCGCCCAGCTCCCCGAGGTCGGTGACACGGTGACCGCGGGCGAGTCCTGCGGCGAGCTGGAGTCGACCAAGTCGGTCAGCGACCTCTACGCCCCGGTGACCGGCGAGATCGTCGCCGCCAACCAGGACGTCGTGGACGACCCGTCGCTGGTCAACTCCGCCCCGTTCGAGGGCGGTTGGCTGTTCAAGGTGCGCATCGACGGTGAGCCGGACGACCTGCTCTCCGCCGATGAGTACACCGCCTTCACCGCCGGCTGACCCA
The window above is part of the Streptomyces venezuelae genome. Proteins encoded here:
- the gcvH gene encoding glycine cleavage system protein GcvH, giving the protein MSNPQQLRYSKEHEWLSATEDGVATVGITEHAANALGDVVFAQLPEVGDTVTAGESCGELESTKSVSDLYAPVTGEIVAANQDVVDDPSLVNSAPFEGGWLFKVRIDGEPDDLLSADEYTAFTAG